Proteins co-encoded in one Sulfurimonas sp. HSL1-2 genomic window:
- a CDS encoding outer membrane beta-barrel protein: MKKIVSIAAAVLLTSSAYAQQQGSNGFYVGAGIGLEAMPKHVDDGVGLAIKGGLELDSVLNNLGVEAELSTSLISPEISNSNNKIDITTFGVYATYTIDIPGSAFKVRPKFGLILPNLADELHSRGDVAISGGIAGMYELNNQLDLYVEYVNTSEAMNNYMIGLAVNF; the protein is encoded by the coding sequence ATGAAAAAAATTGTATCGATTGCGGCGGCAGTGCTGCTGACATCTTCGGCATATGCCCAGCAGCAGGGAAGCAACGGCTTTTATGTAGGTGCGGGTATCGGCCTCGAAGCGATGCCGAAACATGTGGACGACGGCGTCGGCCTGGCGATCAAAGGCGGGCTTGAGCTTGACAGCGTTCTGAACAATCTCGGCGTTGAGGCGGAACTGAGTACGTCTCTGATTTCACCGGAGATCAGCAACAGCAACAACAAGATCGACATCACGACCTTCGGCGTCTACGCGACCTACACGATCGATATCCCGGGCTCTGCGTTCAAAGTCCGTCCGAAATTCGGTCTCATCCTTCCGAACCTGGCGGACGAGCTCCATTCACGCGGTGATGTGGCGATCTCGGGCGGTATTGCCGGAATGTACGAGCTGAACAACCAGCTGGACCTCTATGTTGAATACGTCAACACGTCCGAAGCCATGAACAACTACATGATCGGCCTGGCGGTCAACTTCTAA